In Methanofastidiosum sp., the sequence AAGGTAAATGTGGGAAATGTAAAGTAATCCTCGATAATCCTAAATCTGCTAATGAAATAACGCCAGAAGAAAAGAGGATTCTATCTGAGGATGAGTTAAAAAAAGGTATAAGGCTAAGTTGCCTAGTAAAAGTCCATGATAATCTTTCACTAGAAATTCCCGATTCATCTCTTCAAAAACAGCTAAGAATACTATGTGAGGGTATCTCTAATAAGATAATAATAGACCCATGTGTAAAAACAGAAATAATAAAATTTCCAAAACCACGTTTAGGTGGGGAAGAAAGTCTATTTGACATAATAAAAAATGAAAATAAAGAGAATATTCTTTCAATTGATTATTATGCTATTAAGGAATTATCAAACAAAATAGAATATGGCTCAGAAATTAAATTAATTAGGTACGATAATGAAATTATTGACATATGTGGTATAGAAAAAAAGATTTATGGAACTGCTGTAGACATAGGTACAACAACTGTAGTGATATATCTTATTGATCTCGAAAAAGGAAAATTAATTGATATTGAATCAATTTTAAATCCGCAGATAAAGTATGGCGAAGATGTAATATCTAGAATAACTTATTCAATGAAAAATGAGGTTGATATACCAAATAAGGCTATAATAGATGGGATTAATTTAATGATTGACAAATTATGTGAAAGAAATAATATTCCCAATCAATCTATTTACGAAATGACTGTTGTTGGAAATACAGCGATGCACCATATTTTCCTTAACATTAATCCAAAAAGCCTTTCTGCTTCACCTTTTACTCCAGTTATCTCTAAATCTATTAATATAAAACCACGAGATACGGGAATCAAAATTAACCAATCTGGAAATATCCACGTGCTCCCAGTTATATCTGGATTTGTTGGGGCAGATACTGTGGGGGTATTACTCGCAACTGAAATTTATAAAAAAAATGAAATCTCACTTGCCATTGACATTGGGACAAACGGAGAACTTGTTTTAGGAAATAAAGACAAGATGGTGAGCTGTTCATGCGCTGCAGGTCCGGCTCTTGAAGGGGGACATTTAAAATTTGGTATGAGGGCTTCGACAGGGGCAATAGAATCAGCATATATAGAAGATGGAACTTTTGATACTTTTTATAAGACTATTAATGATGGAAATCCAAGAGGTATATGCGGTTCTGGGATAATTGACATAGTCTCAGAGATGTTAAGGGTTGGATTATTAGATCGAAGTGGAAGAATTATAGACATAGATGACGAAAGAATAAGAAAAAATTCTTCAAATAAGCAGAAAGAATTTGTTATTGAATGGAAAGAAAATACTGAAATCAATAAGGACATTACAATTACGGCATCAGATATTAGAGAAATTCAACTTGCTAAGGGGGCTATTATGACTGGCATTAATATACTTTTAGAAAAATCAAATATTAATATTGATCAAATAGACAATCTTTACCTTGCAGGTGCTTTTGGTAACTATATTGACATAAGGAATGCGATAAGAATTGGCCTTATACCAGACATGCCGCTAGAAAAGATAAAGCCTGTTGGAAATGCTGCGGGCGAGGGTGCAAAAATATCGCTTTTATCAAAAGAAAGAAGGATAGAAGAGAATATTATTAATAAAAAAATAGACTATATTGAGCTTGCGGCTGAAGATAACTTTAATCAAGAATTTGTTAAATCGTTGAGATTCCCATAATTTAAATATATATTAGGAAGATATATAAATAATTATATTTGCTAGTTATTATGAAATATACCTCGTTTTTTTTAATGATATTACTATTTAATATTCCTTTTTTTATGGCACAAGATATTTCTTTCGATGAATATCCCTCTAATCCTGTTTTTGACCCTGCTACTAGGGCATATTATCCAACAGTGATATTTGATATAAACAAATTTAGTGGCCATGGAGATTCTACTTACTATAAAATGTGGTATAACGATGGGTCAGGAGGAATTTATCTTACAAAGTCAGAGAATGGAATATTATGGGAAGCTGGAACAGTTCTTAACGGATTAAGTTCTGCATACCACCCAGTGGTCTTATATGATGCCAACGAATTTGGAGGAGGAGGAATCAACTATAAAATCTGGTATTGGGTTGGAGGGAGTCTTGAATCGATCAATTCCATAAGATATGCAGAATCGACTGATGGCGTGAATTGGATCAATGACCAGCCTATACAACAACATGAAAGTGATTCCTCTCTCCAATTAGTAACAAACTACAGTCTGTATAATCATTTACTTTTACCATCTTTATGGCCCTGGCTACGTTATTTATAATCCAGCTGGAACTAATGTTGGTTCAACAACTCCCGATAATAAAAAGGATGATGAAGTATTCAGTTACAAATATATAATGTACTACGATTCATCAAGTGAAGGAACTTCTCCAAATCAAACTAATGAAGATACTTCTTTGGCATATTCCGCAAATGGCATATATTGGATTCGATATGGGGATAAACCTGTATTGATATCATCAGGAGATCCTAATGATTGGGATGGAAAATATTCTTATAGAGTAAGTGTTGTTAAAATAGATAACATTTATCACTTATGGTATAGTGGTGCAAATGGATTAGGCCCAGAGTACTATGCCCAAGGTATAGGCCATGCAACTTCAATAGATGGAATTAATTGGACAAAAGAAGCTTTTCCTGTATTTCACAGTAACGATGGAAAAGAATGGAGAAATGCTAGAACATATACTCCTTTAGTTCTCTACGACCGAAATGGTTTTGAAACTGGTAGTTGTCCAAATTTGAAAATGTGGTTTAATGGCAAAACTGGTTCAGAATATACAATTGGATACGCATATGGGTGCGTTCCTCAAACTTCTTCAAAAAAACTTAGTCCTACTATGTTTTACAACGTAAAAGTTGTTGAAATATTTAATCCCACATCAAATATACACTATATTGGTGGAGGAGGCTTCACTCAAGGTGCTGTCTTAACTAGAAATGTTGATAACATTATACAGATAGGAGTTCAGAACAGAGGGATTCTAAAGGCAAAAAATGTTTCAATTACAGTTGAAGGTAGTCCTTCTTGTGTAGACATTGATATTAAACAATCGAAGGTAGATATATTTCCAAAGTCAACATATTATTTTGATGTTACCATCAATCCAAAATGTGAAAAAGGTAATTACAAGTTAGTATTTTTAGTTCAAGGAAATAACATATCTCAAATAGAAGAGTTTGAATTTTCAGTTGAATAACTTAAATTATAATTTATTTCAATAGGTAGCTACTAGATGCCCATAAATTAAAGAAAATAGAATATTATTTTTTGAGCATGTTTGAGAGTACGTTAGTATACATTGCTAGAATAGTTTCAAAGTCATCTTCTTTTACATTTTCAGGAACTAGTGAGTTGGCTGCAACTATTTTAAGGATCAATGATTTTAGCATGGCCTTTCTGATTTCTTCTATTTCTG encodes:
- a CDS encoding DUF4445 domain-containing protein is translated as MIKITISKLNKKIEIDKKHANLLDILSEVGIEIEAICGGKGKCGKCKVILDNPKSANEITPEEKRILSEDELKKGIRLSCLVKVHDNLSLEIPDSSLQKQLRILCEGISNKIIIDPCVKTEIIKFPKPRLGGEESLFDIIKNENKENILSIDYYAIKELSNKIEYGSEIKLIRYDNEIIDICGIEKKIYGTAVDIGTTTVVIYLIDLEKGKLIDIESILNPQIKYGEDVISRITYSMKNEVDIPNKAIIDGINLMIDKLCERNNIPNQSIYEMTVVGNTAMHHIFLNINPKSLSASPFTPVISKSINIKPRDTGIKINQSGNIHVLPVISGFVGADTVGVLLATEIYKKNEISLAIDIGTNGELVLGNKDKMVSCSCAAGPALEGGHLKFGMRASTGAIESAYIEDGTFDTFYKTINDGNPRGICGSGIIDIVSEMLRVGLLDRSGRIIDIDDERIRKNSSNKQKEFVIEWKENTEINKDITITASDIREIQLAKGAIMTGINILLEKSNINIDQIDNLYLAGAFGNYIDIRNAIRIGLIPDMPLEKIKPVGNAAGEGAKISLLSKERRIEENIINKKIDYIELAAEDNFNQEFVKSLRFP